From a single Larimichthys crocea isolate SSNF chromosome XIII, L_crocea_2.0, whole genome shotgun sequence genomic region:
- the calhm6 gene encoding calcium homeostasis modulator protein 6: MDKFKTVLNIANTQANLGFGVVALLTAGGEHIFSSVIFQCPCNQLNFLYGMVFLLVPALALLLMGYILSKKTWKLFTGLCYRRAQLCRWRKLAAAGNILFQISTIALVAPSTWIAVALLNGIYFECAMTGINVKAYRKQLCEENGSLVECQKKLYSLPCKRDNGEVLLTLKAVSQILGWLLIALIMLSNLLLTCVARCTSPISYLQLKFWRVYAQEECNMFESYTTKHARELAERNVKSFFNQTPPENIITCSNRDWEKISSLYKFCTKDHYYSTLHRYVENCQETDNGMMRMVSIKSSEPTDDNPAVLNFVDEGRMVL; this comes from the exons ATGGATAAGTTTAAGACGGTTCTGAACATTGCCAACACACAGGCCAATCTCGGTTTTGGGGTGGTTGCCTTGCTCACAGCTGGGGGGGAACACATCTTCTCCTCAGTGATATTCCAGTGTCCCTGCAATCAGCTCAACTTCCTCTACGGCATGGTGTTCCTTCTGGTGCCCgctctggctctgctgctgaTGGGTTACATCCTAAGTAAGAAGACGTGGAAGCTATTCACTGGTCTGTGTTACCGCAGGGCCCAGCTGTGCCGCTGGAGGAAGCTGGCAGCCGCTGGGAACATTCTCTTTCAGATTAGCACCATCGCCCTGGTGGCGCCTTCCACCTGGATCGCTGTGGCTCTGCTCAATGGGATCTACTTTGAGTGTGCGATGACCGGGATCAATGTGAAGGCTTACAGAAAGCAGCTGTGTGAAGAGAATGGCTCTCTGGTAGAGTGTCAGAAGAAGCTTTACAGCTTACCCTGCAAGAGAGACAATGGGGAGGTCCTCCTCACCCTGAAGGCTGTGTCTCAG ATTCTGGGTTGGCTGCTCATTGCCTTGATCATGTTGTCCAACCTACTGCTGACCTGTGTGGCTCGGTGCACCTCCCCCATCAGCTACCTGCAGCTCAAATTCTGGAGGGTGTATGCTCAGGAGGAGTGCAATATGTTCGAGTCTTACACCACTAAGCATGCTAGAGAGCTTGCTGAGAGGAATGTGAAGAGTTTCTTCAATCAGACTCCACCTGAAAACATCATCACCTGTTCCAACAGGGACTGGGAGAAGATCTCCTCCCTCTACAAGTTCTGCACCAAAGATCATTACTATAGCACCTTGCACCGCTATGTGGAGAACTGCCAGGAGACTGACAATGGGATGATGAGGATGGTGTCAATCAAGTCAAGTGAACCTACTGATGATAACCCTGCTGTTCTTAATTTTGTAGATGAAGGCAGGATGGTGTTGTAA